A region from the Halomarina litorea genome encodes:
- a CDS encoding DUF5787 family protein: protein MREFAFEMALCARLESEGHLVARQLGTGTRGRRVVDTVVVDPGPEFDARTRITAEIIPDAAIAADVGTGRARFWRDCLDYSPEYAREVVDRAVEVGFFERERRGGREYVRQTTRYPEGWFSRLVGIENKPDLSSPGDLTTQLRKDVSLGVLDEVVLATESYVTGAHLNRIPEVVGVWRVDADTGEYEVVREATPLDSGAAGVEVVEETPTRTDVVVVPASEKPRLRRRVAERAYGKGWRVSFPDCPHVEDRPVAGVGGVPFCPREGRIVGGPDPCSCASPTSDGPPAPAVDVDAHRARHSPWVRDPAGVAHRQSGLDRFR from the coding sequence GTGCGCGAGTTCGCCTTCGAGATGGCGCTGTGTGCCCGTCTGGAGAGCGAGGGCCACCTCGTCGCGCGCCAACTCGGGACCGGCACGCGGGGTCGGCGGGTGGTCGATACGGTGGTCGTCGACCCCGGCCCCGAGTTCGACGCGCGGACGCGCATCACGGCCGAGATCATCCCCGACGCGGCCATCGCGGCCGACGTGGGCACCGGGCGCGCGCGGTTCTGGAGGGACTGTCTGGACTACTCGCCGGAGTACGCCCGCGAGGTGGTCGACCGGGCCGTCGAGGTGGGCTTTTTCGAACGCGAACGGCGCGGCGGGCGCGAGTACGTCCGCCAGACGACGCGCTACCCCGAGGGGTGGTTCTCTCGCCTCGTCGGCATCGAGAACAAGCCCGACCTCTCCTCGCCCGGCGACCTGACCACCCAACTGCGAAAGGACGTCTCGCTCGGCGTCCTCGACGAGGTGGTCCTCGCCACCGAGTCCTACGTCACGGGCGCGCACCTGAATCGCATCCCCGAGGTGGTCGGCGTCTGGCGCGTCGACGCCGACACCGGGGAGTACGAGGTGGTTCGGGAGGCGACGCCCCTCGATTCGGGGGCGGCGGGCGTCGAGGTGGTCGAGGAGACGCCGACGCGGACGGACGTAGTCGTCGTCCCCGCGAGCGAGAAGCCCCGCCTCCGACGCCGGGTGGCCGAACGCGCCTACGGGAAGGGCTGGCGCGTCTCGTTCCCCGACTGCCCGCACGTCGAGGACCGCCCGGTAGCGGGCGTCGGCGGCGTCCCCTTCTGTCCCCGCGAGGGGCGCATCGTGGGCGGGCCGGACCCGTGTTCGTGTGCGTCCCCGACGAGTGACGGGCCGCCCGCCCCGGCGGTGGACGTCGACGCGCACCGGGCCCGTCACTCACCGTGGGTGCGCGACCCGGCGGGCGTCGCGCACCGGCAGTCCGGCCTCGACCGGTTTCGCTGA
- a CDS encoding translation initiation factor IF-2 subunit gamma has product MTGNTRQPEVNIGLVGHVDHGKTTLVQALSGEWTDQHSEEMKRGISIRLGYADATFRRCPGMDEPECYTVEEECPNGEPSEHLRTVSFVDAPGHETLMATMLSGASMMDGAVLLVAANEPVPQAQTAEHLMALDIIGIDNIVIAQNKVDLVDTDQARRNYEQIQEFVEGTVAEDAPVVPISAQQEVNMDLLMQAIEEAIPTPERDPDADARMQVARSFDINRPGTTFDKLMGGVLGGSLTQGRLHVDDEIELRPGRQVEEGGQTEYRPITTTIRSLQAGGDLLDEVGPGGLLGVGTGLDPSLTKGDALAGQVAGPPGSLPPAWNAFEMDVELLDRLVGSEDDIEPISTGEPLMLTVNTATTVGSVTSAREGEAEVQLKRPVCAAEGAKIAINRRVGTRWRLIGVGTLTGE; this is encoded by the coding sequence ATGACAGGGAACACCCGACAACCGGAGGTGAACATCGGTCTCGTTGGCCACGTCGACCACGGTAAGACGACGCTGGTGCAGGCGCTGAGTGGCGAGTGGACCGACCAGCACTCCGAGGAGATGAAACGCGGAATCTCGATTCGCCTCGGCTACGCCGACGCGACGTTCCGACGGTGCCCTGGCATGGACGAGCCGGAGTGTTACACCGTCGAGGAGGAGTGCCCGAACGGCGAACCGAGCGAGCACCTGCGCACGGTGTCGTTCGTCGACGCCCCGGGCCACGAGACGCTGATGGCGACGATGCTCTCGGGCGCGTCCATGATGGACGGCGCAGTCCTGCTGGTGGCGGCCAACGAACCCGTCCCGCAGGCCCAGACCGCAGAACACCTGATGGCGCTCGACATCATCGGCATCGACAACATCGTCATCGCCCAGAACAAGGTCGACCTCGTCGACACCGACCAGGCTCGCCGCAACTACGAGCAGATACAGGAGTTCGTCGAGGGCACGGTGGCCGAGGACGCCCCCGTGGTGCCCATCTCGGCCCAGCAGGAGGTCAACATGGACCTCCTCATGCAGGCCATCGAGGAGGCCATCCCGACGCCCGAACGCGACCCGGACGCCGACGCGCGGATGCAGGTCGCCCGCTCGTTCGACATCAACCGCCCCGGCACGACGTTCGACAAACTGATGGGCGGCGTCCTCGGGGGTAGCCTCACGCAGGGTCGCCTCCACGTCGACGACGAGATAGAGCTCCGACCGGGCCGACAGGTCGAGGAGGGCGGCCAGACGGAGTACCGCCCCATCACGACCACGATTCGGTCGCTGCAGGCCGGCGGCGACCTGCTGGACGAGGTGGGTCCCGGTGGCCTGCTGGGCGTCGGGACGGGCCTCGACCCCTCGCTGACGAAGGGCGACGCGCTGGCCGGACAGGTCGCCGGACCGCCGGGCAGTCTCCCGCCCGCGTGGAACGCCTTCGAGATGGACGTCGAACTGCTCGACCGACTCGTCGGGAGCGAGGACGACATCGAGCCCATCTCGACGGGCGAACCGCTCATGCTCACGGTCAACACGGCCACGACGGTCGGGTCGGTCACGAGTGCCCGCGAGGGCGAGGCGGAGGTGCAGTTGAAGCGACCCGTCTGTGCGGCCGAGGGCGCGAAAATCGCCATCAACCGCCGGGTCGGGACGCGCTGGCGGCTCATCGGCGTCGGGACGCTGACGGGAGAATAG
- a CDS encoding twitching motility protein PilT: MDTSALMLPVEAGVRVFDELDRLLGTYECVVPRAVLLELEKLSAGGGEEATAASVGRDLAERCEAVETEATYADDALVELAERGACDYVVTNDGPLRDRLPVEAIGIRGRNKLEIH, encoded by the coding sequence ATGGACACCAGCGCGCTGATGTTGCCGGTCGAGGCCGGCGTCCGCGTGTTCGACGAACTCGACCGCCTGCTCGGCACGTACGAGTGTGTCGTGCCGCGCGCGGTGCTCCTGGAACTCGAGAAGCTCTCGGCGGGCGGCGGCGAGGAGGCGACGGCCGCGTCGGTCGGTCGCGACCTCGCCGAGCGGTGTGAAGCGGTCGAGACGGAGGCGACGTACGCCGACGACGCGCTCGTCGAACTCGCCGAACGCGGCGCGTGCGACTACGTGGTCACGAACGACGGCCCCCTGCGTGACCGCCTCCCCGTCGAAGCAATCGGTATAAGGGGCCGGAACAAACTCGAAATCCACTAG
- a CDS encoding DNA-directed RNA polymerase, translating to MYKRVRLRDTVEVPPRFLADVSDQLVKELLQDKLEGRVDEDVGSIVSVVDVVDIGDGSVLPGQPGVFYNATFDALTFDPQMQEVVDGEIVEVVNFGAFVGIGPVDGLLHVSQISDEYLAFDEEGQQLASRESNQAIGVGDAVRARIVTKSIDERNPRDSKIGLTAKQPGLGKHGWLKKKREQEEATAGE from the coding sequence ATGTACAAGAGGGTCAGACTACGCGACACGGTCGAGGTGCCCCCGCGGTTCCTCGCGGATGTCTCGGACCAGTTGGTGAAGGAACTCCTGCAGGACAAACTCGAAGGGCGGGTGGACGAGGACGTCGGGTCCATCGTCTCCGTCGTCGACGTCGTCGACATCGGCGACGGGTCGGTGCTGCCCGGTCAACCCGGCGTCTTCTACAACGCGACGTTCGACGCGCTCACCTTCGACCCCCAGATGCAGGAGGTCGTCGACGGCGAGATCGTCGAGGTCGTCAACTTCGGGGCGTTCGTCGGTATCGGCCCCGTCGACGGCCTGCTCCACGTCTCGCAGATCTCCGACGAGTACCTCGCGTTCGACGAGGAGGGCCAGCAACTCGCCTCCCGCGAGTCCAATCAGGCCATCGGCGTCGGGGACGCGGTCCGCGCGCGCATCGTCACGAAGAGCATCGACGAGCGCAACCCGCGGGACTCGAAGATCGGGCTGACCGCGAAACAGCCCGGGCTGGGCAAGCACGGCTGGCTCAAGAAGAAACGCGAGCAGGAAGAAGCCACGGCGGGTGAGTGA
- the spt4 gene encoding transcription elongation factor subunit Spt4, whose product MATRLVCRECHRVQEAGEEQSCVVCGSTSLTEDWAGYVVIAHPETSEIAREMDVTEPGAYALKVR is encoded by the coding sequence ATGGCGACCCGACTCGTCTGTCGTGAGTGCCACCGCGTCCAGGAGGCCGGCGAGGAGCAGTCCTGCGTGGTCTGTGGGTCCACCTCGCTGACCGAGGACTGGGCCGGGTACGTCGTCATCGCCCACCCCGAGACCTCCGAAATCGCCCGCGAGATGGACGTGACCGAACCCGGCGCGTACGCCCTGAAGGTCAGATAG
- a CDS encoding GTP-dependent dephospho-CoA kinase family protein, translating into MLDLPTALRAELKDPVGPVYTDPVALLAEAGRPLVSVGDVVTEYLLRETTPHVALVDGMTKRTALDEEVDRSAFDREVHVENPAATLSSDLLEALVDALRSDESTVIVVDGEEDLAAVPAIAVAPEGSSVVYGQPDEGMVLVTVGPETRAAMRAFLARMEGDRAGAWRALGIDPDP; encoded by the coding sequence GTGCTCGACCTGCCGACGGCGCTCCGCGCCGAACTGAAAGACCCCGTCGGCCCGGTGTACACCGACCCCGTCGCCCTCCTCGCGGAGGCGGGCCGACCGCTCGTCAGCGTCGGCGACGTCGTCACGGAGTACCTCCTGCGCGAGACGACCCCCCATGTGGCGCTCGTCGACGGCATGACCAAGCGGACCGCCCTCGACGAGGAGGTCGACCGTTCGGCGTTCGACCGCGAGGTGCACGTCGAGAATCCCGCGGCAACCCTCTCGTCGGACCTCCTCGAAGCGCTCGTCGACGCGCTCCGGTCCGACGAGTCGACGGTCATCGTCGTCGACGGCGAGGAGGACCTCGCGGCGGTTCCCGCCATCGCCGTCGCGCCCGAGGGGTCGAGCGTCGTCTACGGCCAACCCGACGAGGGGATGGTGCTGGTGACCGTCGGCCCGGAGACGCGCGCCGCGATGCGCGCGTTCCTCGCCCGGATGGAGGGCGACCGGGCGGGGGCGTGGCGCGCCCTCGGCATCGACCCCGACCCCTGA
- a CDS encoding 30S ribosomal protein S24e: protein MEVTIIEEEENPMLHRSDVRFEVTHEEATPSRLSVRDSLAAKLNKDADEVVIHTLDTKFGMRKTVGYAKVYDSPEDARDVEQEYMLERNKIGMDEEAEPEAEEA, encoded by the coding sequence ATGGAAGTCACCATCATCGAGGAGGAGGAGAACCCGATGTTGCACCGAAGCGACGTTCGCTTCGAGGTCACCCACGAGGAGGCGACGCCCTCCCGCCTCTCCGTCCGGGACTCGCTCGCCGCCAAACTGAACAAGGACGCCGACGAGGTCGTCATCCACACGCTGGACACCAAGTTCGGCATGCGCAAGACGGTCGGCTACGCGAAGGTGTACGACTCGCCCGAGGACGCCCGCGACGTCGAACAGGAGTACATGCTCGAGCGCAACAAGATCGGCATGGACGAGGAGGCCGAACCCGAGGCGGAGGAAGCGTAG
- a CDS encoding 30S ribosomal protein S27ae yields MPRHEYYDDDGTTEKKQCPRCGDTFLAEHDDRFHCGKCAYTEWK; encoded by the coding sequence ATGCCCCGCCACGAGTACTACGACGACGACGGCACGACCGAGAAGAAGCAGTGCCCCCGGTGTGGCGACACCTTCCTCGCGGAACACGACGACCGGTTCCACTGCGGGAAGTGCGCCTACACCGAGTGGAAGTAG